The genome window TCCGCAGCATGTAACTGACAAGAGTCTTTTTGCACAGGCGCGCTATCTCATTATCCCAACACAGGATGAGAAGTCCATATCGGGTGTTGATTATCTGGTCCGTAAGGCTGCGGTAGAAGGTGTGCCGACTGACAAGTTCATTCTTTTGGCAAACAATAAGTCTATCGACGAAACCGATACCAAGACTGGTTATTGGGGTAAGACATTGGCAATGCATGGTATTGCAAAGTTCGTTGCTTCGGACCATACCGGCTATACCTGTGCTGGAATGGGCTTGCTGAATGCCAATGTTGATTATTACAATGCCTCATTCACTTATCCGAACCTGCGTAAGGTCATCTCAACTATCAATCCAACCGTTAAAGAGTAAAAGGAAATGAAGAAGCTATTTAAATATGTTCCTGTCCTGGCAGCAGCTCTGTTGATGGCAGCATGCCAGAACAATGATGAAGCCGACTTCACAAGTAAGGCGTTCATAGATGGAAAGACTTTCACCAGTGAGACTATTATCAAAGATGCAAGTACCATGGTGAAGTCGTTGAAACTCTCTACTTCCCGTCCTGCAGAAAAGGACTTGAATGCAACTTTTGCTGTGGCTAAACAGTTAGTTGATACCTATAACAAGGCTTATTACAGCAATGCTGTATTGCTGCCAGACACTTGTTATAAGGTACTCGTGGGTGAGGTGAAAATCAATCAGGGCAGTGTGAAGAGTAATGAGGCACGGTTTGAATTCTCCAAGCTCGGCGACTTGGACCGTTCTACTACATACGTCCTGCCCGTAACGGTTAACTGTAACGATATTGAAGTCCTGCAGTCAGCTAAGAACTATTACTTTGTGTTCCGTGCAGGTGCGCTTATCAATGTTGTAGCTGACATGAGCAAGAACTATCTGCAGGTAGATTGGAAGACTCCAGACTTGGTTACTGATATGCAGCAGATTACGATGGAGGCACTCATCTATCCACGTGAATTCGGCAAGCTCATCTCTACCGTGATGGGTATTGAGGGCAAATTCCTCATGCGTATCGGTGATGCAGGCTTCCCAGACAATCAGATTCAGATAGCAACCAGTAGTGGAAACTTCCCTGACTACGACTCAAACAAGGGCTTGCAGACTAAGCGTTGGCAGCATGTGGCAATGACCTACAATGCTGATACACGTGAGGTGAAAGTATATGTCAATGGCATGCTGCAGTCACAGGGCACGCTTCGTATGGGAACGGTTACCATCAAGGGCGATTCTCCTGACCGTATGTTCCTCATTGGCAAGTCTTATGATGATGCTCGCTGGTTTGAGGGCAATATGTCTGAAGTACGTGTCTGGAATGTTGTCCGTACACAGGAAGAGATTGCTGGACACATTTACAGCGTTGACCCTAAGACCCCTGGTCTCGTGGGCTATTGGAAGATGGACGATCCTAACAGTCCTAATATTGTAAAGGATGCCACAGGTAACGGTAATGATGCCAAGGCTAACAAACCTCTTCCATGGCATAATGTTTCATTGCCAGAGAAATAATCTGTTAAACGCTTTAATCAAAATGACATTTATGAATATCAATAATATTAAAACACTCGCACTCTCAATGCTCGGTATGGCTCTGGCTGTATCCTGCTCGGAGAGTATCGACGTGCCTCTTGTTCCAGAAAGCAGTTACAAGCCATTGGAGAATAATCTTGCTTTCATCACTGACAAGTATGGCTGCAGCAATCAGGATTCCCTCGTCTTCAATGAGAATGGTTCGACGGAATTCTATGTTAACCTGACTCAGGCAACCAAGGCAAAGGAGGAATACACGCTGGTGTATGATGCCAAGGCACTTGAGAACTATAACAAGACACATGGCACTGTATTTGAGGCGCTGCCGGAATCACTCGTTACGGTGAGCGGTAGTGCTGCGGTAAATGCCGGAGCGACGAAATCTTCCAAGGTGACAGTAAGCTATACCACGGCTGCGGATCTGAAGGAAAATGGCGTTTATGCTATTCCTCTGAGTGTGAAAGGTACAAGCCAGACGTCAAAGGATAAGGGTGAGTTTGTCCTTTTTGTACGTGACATCACCAAGATGCCAAACTGTCATAAGGACAACGGCTTGCAGGTAATCAGCTGTATGGAGGTGAACGATGCCAATCCGCTGCACAACCTGTGTTACACTCTGAAGGAGTCAAAGAAATATGTCTTCGATCAGGTGATTCTCTTTTCTGGTAACATCAACTACAATGCTGAGAGCGGTGAGGTATATAATTATAACAATGAGAACGTACAGCACCTGCTCGATTACAAGGAGAAGTACTTGAAACCATTGCAGGAGAAGGGTATGAAGGTTATCCTCGGTATCCTTGGAAACCATGACCGCTCGGGTGTTGCCAACCTCTCTAAGGAGGGTGCTATCAAGTTTGCACAGGAGTTGAAAGCCGTTGTTGATGCTTACGGACTCGACGGTGTGTTCTTCGATGATGAGTATTCTAATTATGGCACCTACCCGGGTTTTGTCTCACCTTCCATAGAAGCGGCATCCCGCCTCTGCTATGAGTGCAAGCGAATCATGCCTGATAAGCTCATAGAGGTATATGTCTATAGTCGTACTGGCAGTCTGTATTCCGTTGACGGTCACAAGCCGGGCGAGTTCGTCGACTATGCCTTGCAGGATTACGGACGCTACGGCGACCTTTCCAACAACTATGAAGGCTTGTCGCCTAAGGGCATGATACAGGGTTCATCAGAGTTTGGACAAGGTCGTATCATTTCTTTTAATACTGCAAAATCTATCAAGACTGACGGTTATGGTGGTACGATGGTCTTCGGCCTGACCCCTCAGAACGGTTATGTGACCCGTCTGAACAACATCACACGTGCTTTCTATGGAGAGGAAACCGTGCGGACGGGTAGTTATGCAAAAGATTGGTAACATGCTAAATATTTGAAACAATGAAACTGAGATATTTCTATTCAGCCGTAATGACGGCGTTTCTTGCCTTAGGCTTTACAGCCTGTAGCAATGATGAAGATACACCGGAAGTGAAACCGGAGCCCAAGGTTGAGACTGTCCTCACCTTCGATACCGATACGGTGAGTGTGGGAGTGGGCGAGACGGCTACGCTCAATATCACCGCCGGTGGTGGAGAATATAAGGCTTTCTGTGAGAATCCCGATGTTGCAACACTGACTGTCAAGGAGAAGGCGATTACTGTGACTGCCATAAAGAGCGGTCTTACTGGTATTGTGGTCTCTGATGCTGCCGGCAATTACAAGCGTGTGCTTGTAAAGGCAATGTACAAGAATATCCTTCTTGACAAGGAGGAAGTCAATGTGAAGATAAAGGTTGGTCACACTGCGGGCTATACTACGTTGACTGTTACCGGTGGTAATGGTGGATATGAAGCTGTCAGCGATCATGAAGATATTGTAGATATCTATTCTGTTGTAGATAGCGTGATAACCATCAGGGGAGTCAGCAATGGTACGGCTATGATTACCATTACAGACAAGATGGGTGTCAGCAAAAAGGTGAAAGTGACGGTTACCACAACCGACATCCCTTACACTGATGAAGAGAAGGCTGACATCATGGCATCCACACAGGAGAACATTGTCTTTGATAATAACCAGGCGCAGGGATATGGCAGCTTGTCAATCGGAGAAAAAGACGGTAAGAAACTTGCACAGTGGAACTACAGCGATTATATTTACCTGAAGTGCTGGTTCAGTGGCGACCTTACGGTAGGCATGAAAACCGATGGTAAGGTTGAAATCAATACCGACTATTGGAATCCTACAGTAAGTACCTATGAGGGTGTGAATGTTGAAATCCTCAAGGTTTCTGATACGCATGTATGGGGAATCATGTGGGTGATGAAAGACAACTATCTGCACTATGGCTACTTCGTTTTGCCAAAGGCTGGTGCTGATGATTAAGTCTTGAACTTGTGATATTGTAATGAATAAATAAAGATTTTCCCGTTATCGGACTGGTCTTTATATTGCAAAAGGGGTGTACCTGTTGATGGGTGCACCCCTTTTTGCTTTATGGTAAGTGTATCTGATGATAAGCAGCATCTTAGGGGCTACTGACCATTTGGGTTAAATAGTGTACGCTCCCATGCTCTTTTAAATAAACTAATGTTTCCCACTTACGGGTCTGTTTCGTAAGTAGCTTAAAAAGTGGTTCTTCACGTTAAATGCGCAGACGCTTATCGGACAAGGCATATAACTTTAACGTGAAGAGCCACAAATTGTTATGTAAGTATAACAGCCATGGTCAACCAACGTTTCTAATACCACAATGGCTTGTTGTGAAAGACGGTTCTCTCCAAAAAGCCCGTCGGCTGCATGAAGAAAGGCTTAGCTTCTTTTGTCGTCATTACGACCGTTAACGTATTTCCGAAAGTTATACAACATCTTGCATCCATAGATAAATATCAAACAACCTATGGTTTTCAGAAAAGCAGTAGTATATATCTCTTCCTCCCCTTTCAGTATTTCAACAAGTAAAAATGTCAAGAACATCAATAGGAGAAAAACCAGAAGTCTGACAGTCTTCTTATGATATAGCATGTGAATTCTATTACTCATTTTTCCAATAAAGTTTACTGTTTACAGTTACATCTGAAATCATCATTAAGTCCCCGCAGACAGCGGATTGAAAAATCATGACATAATTTCGGGTAAAACATCTATAAATAAAGATGAAAACACGTGTAAAAAGCAAGTTTGCAACCAACAGTAAATCAGTTAGTTATAAAGTGGTGCAAGAAAAGGTGCTTAATTGGACTTCAAAAGGGCGTTAGTTAGACCTCAAAAGGGCATCTATTGCAAGCCAATTAGGCGTCTTTTAGAAGCCAAGAGACCATGTGTTGGTTTTGAACTGCATGAAAATAGTTTACAAACGTTGGGCTGTATGAGAATAAGTTGTTTGTAGAAGACGGAAAGACATGGTATTTATTTGCCTTTTCTGCATTTTTATCTTGTGCTTTATCCTCCTTTGTGAGACCGTCTGTTTTGGGATAGTCATACCATGCAAGCGTATAAGCCTTTATTCCATTTCCAATCTATGCATTTAATGGAAGAACCCTTTGTTTTGGAATTTTCTTCATAAATTATCTTGTTCCTATTGTCAAGGGATGGAGCATTGAATATATAAGGTCAAGTTTGTGGTTTATGGATTGGTCTGCCCAGGCTGTTTCTGTGTTTAGAACAAGTAAAAAAGCAGATTCACCGCCCCTGGTTTTTATTTTAGAGAAGGTGTTGGCATTCCGATGATTCGCTCTGCAAAATTGACTGGTACTCCAATTGGAGGGAGGTTAATCAATCAGTCAGTCGTTGGTGTTTTTCTGAAGAATATGTCCCTGACTTACTATCTGTTGGGTTTCTTTAACTCTCCTGTCAGTACAGATTTAATCAATGCAATCAACCTTTCGACTAATAAGCCAGAGGGGAAAGCAATGCGTTGTATTCTTCTTTTATAATATTTTTGTCTTTCAATCTCAGAAAAAATGCGTAAGTTTGCAGTTAGAATATAACCATAAACTACCAAGATGGAAGATTTAAAGAAAGTCTTTGCGGGCAAACTGCTCGGAATTAAAGCTATTAAGTTGCAGCCTAATGACCCGTTCACATGGGCAAGTGGTTGGAAATCACCATTCTATTGTGATAACCGCAAGACGCTGTCGTTCCACGATGTGCGTTCATTCGTGAAACTTGAGCTGGTTCATGCCATCCTTGAGAACTTCCCGGAGGCGACGGCTGTGGCTGGTGTGGCTACGGGCGCGATAGCACAGGGAATGCTTGTAGCTGATGAGCTGGCGTTGCCATACGCATACGTTCGTCCGAAACCGAAGGACCATGGGATGAAGAACCAGATTGAAGGAGAACTGCCTGCAGGTGCGAAGGTCATCGTTGTTGAGGACCTCATCTCTACTGGTGGCTCATCCCTGAAGGCTGTTGCTGCCCTTCGTGAGGCTGGATTTGAGGTTGTGGGTATGGTAGCTTCTTACACCTACGGCTTCCCTGTAGCTGAAGAGGCATTCCGTGAGGCAGGCGTGCAGCTTGTTACCCTTACTGATTATGAGCATGTTGTGGAGAAAGCACTCGAGACAGGTTATATCAAGGAGGCGGAAGTTCCTATGCTGCATGAGTGGCGGAAAGACCCGGCAAATTGGAAAAAGTAAATGTTGGAAATTTCTTTTGGAAGTTAAAGGCGATAGTCACCTCCCATTGGTTGCTTAGGAAGTCAAA of Prevotella fusca JCM 17724 contains these proteins:
- a CDS encoding DUF1735 and LamG domain-containing protein, encoding MKKLFKYVPVLAAALLMAACQNNDEADFTSKAFIDGKTFTSETIIKDASTMVKSLKLSTSRPAEKDLNATFAVAKQLVDTYNKAYYSNAVLLPDTCYKVLVGEVKINQGSVKSNEARFEFSKLGDLDRSTTYVLPVTVNCNDIEVLQSAKNYYFVFRAGALINVVADMSKNYLQVDWKTPDLVTDMQQITMEALIYPREFGKLISTVMGIEGKFLMRIGDAGFPDNQIQIATSSGNFPDYDSNKGLQTKRWQHVAMTYNADTREVKVYVNGMLQSQGTLRMGTVTIKGDSPDRMFLIGKSYDDARWFEGNMSEVRVWNVVRTQEEIAGHIYSVDPKTPGLVGYWKMDDPNSPNIVKDATGNGNDAKANKPLPWHNVSLPEK
- a CDS encoding BT_3987 domain-containing protein, giving the protein MNINNIKTLALSMLGMALAVSCSESIDVPLVPESSYKPLENNLAFITDKYGCSNQDSLVFNENGSTEFYVNLTQATKAKEEYTLVYDAKALENYNKTHGTVFEALPESLVTVSGSAAVNAGATKSSKVTVSYTTAADLKENGVYAIPLSVKGTSQTSKDKGEFVLFVRDITKMPNCHKDNGLQVISCMEVNDANPLHNLCYTLKESKKYVFDQVILFSGNINYNAESGEVYNYNNENVQHLLDYKEKYLKPLQEKGMKVILGILGNHDRSGVANLSKEGAIKFAQELKAVVDAYGLDGVFFDDEYSNYGTYPGFVSPSIEAASRLCYECKRIMPDKLIEVYVYSRTGSLYSVDGHKPGEFVDYALQDYGRYGDLSNNYEGLSPKGMIQGSSEFGQGRIISFNTAKSIKTDGYGGTMVFGLTPQNGYVTRLNNITRAFYGEETVRTGSYAKDW
- the pyrE gene encoding orotate phosphoribosyltransferase is translated as MEDLKKVFAGKLLGIKAIKLQPNDPFTWASGWKSPFYCDNRKTLSFHDVRSFVKLELVHAILENFPEATAVAGVATGAIAQGMLVADELALPYAYVRPKPKDHGMKNQIEGELPAGAKVIVVEDLISTGGSSLKAVAALREAGFEVVGMVASYTYGFPVAEEAFREAGVQLVTLTDYEHVVEKALETGYIKEAEVPMLHEWRKDPANWKK